One Synechococcus sp. CC9605 genomic window carries:
- a CDS encoding DUF3122 domain-containing protein, whose amino-acid sequence MRRLLCCLIAALGLLLLTPGLAWAQIHQHENEAGVAMVRSLESLRDLDYDSWQAVVYREGPPGQPVVLRVVGYPGKLRLDHPVSLQVLAGRREWQLDDITLANPVLASDGRDAAAEFALDPLLDDLSNNRPLRLALPGVFTELPIPPYVVGEWRSLQELPLS is encoded by the coding sequence ATGCGCCGTTTGCTCTGCTGTTTGATTGCTGCTCTGGGGCTGCTGCTGCTCACGCCGGGCCTGGCCTGGGCCCAGATTCATCAGCACGAGAACGAGGCCGGTGTTGCCATGGTTCGTTCGCTGGAGAGCCTGCGGGACCTCGATTACGACAGCTGGCAGGCGGTGGTCTACCGCGAAGGCCCTCCGGGCCAGCCGGTGGTGCTGCGCGTGGTGGGCTATCCCGGAAAACTGCGGCTCGATCATCCGGTGAGCCTTCAGGTGTTGGCGGGCCGGCGCGAATGGCAGCTGGACGACATCACCCTGGCTAATCCGGTGCTGGCCTCCGATGGCCGTGACGCAGCGGCTGAATTTGCCCTCGATCCTTTGCTGGACGATCTCAGCAACAACCGACCGCTGCGTTTGGCGTTGCCGGGTGTCTTCACCGAGTTGCCGATCCCTCCCTACGTCGTCGGTGAATGGCGCTCCCTGCAGGAGCTGCCCCTCAGCTGA
- a CDS encoding winged helix-turn-helix domain-containing protein, with protein sequence MNADPLLLLAGSSAVALAPRLAASGYATLDWLSAGPSAHAAEPGESPLAAVLAADQTALIQDLRSRFGAMPILLDLERDSVEARADCLGTGADDFWLSEIGPSDLLLRLRLHRTIQQRSGQRPVLLQIDDLSVDPTNRTVRRGERVVALTAREFMLLQVLLRRRGQVLSRELLLQEVWQGERSSSNIIEVYVRYLRQKLEAGGERRLLHTVRGRGYCLGQVLPKA encoded by the coding sequence ATGAACGCTGATCCCTTGTTGCTGTTGGCAGGCTCTTCGGCGGTCGCCCTTGCGCCCCGTCTGGCCGCATCAGGCTACGCAACCCTCGATTGGCTCAGTGCCGGGCCCTCGGCCCATGCCGCTGAACCAGGTGAATCCCCTCTGGCTGCTGTGCTGGCGGCCGATCAGACCGCATTGATTCAAGACCTGCGCAGCCGTTTTGGGGCCATGCCGATCCTGTTGGATCTGGAACGCGACAGCGTTGAGGCCCGCGCCGACTGCCTCGGAACCGGTGCCGATGATTTCTGGCTCTCGGAGATCGGGCCCAGCGATCTGTTGCTGCGTCTGCGCCTGCACCGCACGATTCAACAGCGCTCGGGGCAGCGACCGGTGCTGCTTCAGATCGATGACCTCAGTGTCGACCCCACCAACCGGACGGTGCGGCGGGGAGAACGTGTGGTGGCGTTGACGGCGAGAGAATTCATGCTGTTGCAGGTGCTGTTGCGGCGGCGTGGCCAGGTTTTGAGCCGTGAACTGCTGCTTCAGGAGGTGTGGCAGGGGGAGCGTTCCAGCAGCAATATTATTGAGGTGTATGTGCGCTACCTGCGTCAGAAGCTGGAGGCCGGTGGTGAGCGCCGTTTGCTTCACACCGTGCGCGGCCGGGGGTATTGCCTCGGCCAGGTGTTGCCGAAGGCTTGA
- a CDS encoding flavin monoamine oxidase family protein, with product MNDLQEGQLAEFLRGFELFFAEAKQVWERPYDQDHCWDAICAHDAQRVADRFAALELTPLQRTSIGGFLEILSMNQPENASYVEMMRCWSLTDWNYEIFNDTAARYEFTNGTGELVDAIAQDGGLDVGLNKSVASVQQSEAGVVVTTTNGYVVTAKRAVVTLPLNLLNSVSCDPPLSTAKQEASTLKHVGGGYKVFFEVEGDPGAVMTLSRSKDSSLIGSFTYKRGEQHSVLAGFSLESGALDKSCDEWQAVLEEFLPGVKLLSTFGHDWGDDVLSQGSWCTYRPGTIARLANALPQQEGNLLFSSGDHAQAWRGFIEGAIASGSKAAIALADSL from the coding sequence GTGAATGACCTGCAGGAAGGCCAGCTCGCTGAATTTTTGCGGGGCTTTGAGCTGTTCTTTGCGGAGGCCAAGCAAGTTTGGGAGCGCCCTTACGACCAAGATCACTGTTGGGATGCGATCTGTGCCCATGATGCGCAGAGAGTTGCTGATCGCTTTGCCGCCTTGGAGCTCACCCCCCTGCAACGCACATCGATTGGCGGATTCCTTGAGATCCTGTCGATGAACCAACCCGAAAATGCGTCCTACGTAGAGATGATGCGTTGTTGGTCGCTGACCGATTGGAATTACGAGATCTTCAACGACACTGCCGCCCGTTACGAGTTCACCAATGGAACAGGTGAGCTGGTTGATGCCATCGCTCAGGATGGTGGATTAGATGTTGGGCTGAACAAGTCTGTCGCTTCGGTTCAGCAATCGGAGGCCGGGGTTGTGGTCACCACAACCAATGGCTATGTCGTAACTGCCAAGCGTGCGGTCGTCACGTTGCCGCTCAATCTGCTCAACAGCGTTAGCTGCGATCCGCCACTGTCTACTGCGAAGCAGGAAGCCTCAACGCTGAAGCATGTTGGCGGTGGCTACAAGGTGTTTTTTGAGGTGGAGGGTGATCCCGGTGCGGTGATGACCCTCTCCCGTTCAAAGGATTCCTCCCTCATCGGCAGCTTCACCTACAAGCGCGGCGAACAACATTCCGTTCTGGCTGGATTCAGCCTCGAATCCGGTGCGTTGGACAAGTCTTGTGATGAATGGCAAGCCGTTCTCGAAGAATTCCTTCCAGGCGTCAAGCTGCTGTCCACCTTTGGTCACGACTGGGGTGACGATGTTTTGTCCCAGGGATCCTGGTGCACGTATCGGCCCGGCACGATCGCAAGGTTGGCCAATGCACTTCCTCAACAGGAGGGAAATCTTTTGTTTTCTTCCGGCGACCATGCCCAAGCCTGGCGTGGCTTTATTGAGGGAGCGATCGCCAGCGGATCAAAGGCTGCCATTGCCTTGGCGGACAGCCTTTGA
- a CDS encoding sulfotransferase family protein, whose translation MAGGDLLVDRLVAGGFLRPAVLLRGLQLRRPALSCWRVGLLMGLSGLLVEPLAWLQSWLWARRLRKAELPDDPIVVIGHWRSGTTYLHQLLACYPTLATARNSLTTAPQVALLLKPWIRWALQSWMTRQRPIDAVPWGPDDPQEDELGLARLTINTNMAGMAFPLAYPWFFRRNVLGSSVAFEQQWLHFTKLTWLNDGQGKTGLLIKNSANSARVELVLRHFPRARFVLLRRDRQASIRSLVQVKQRLGSLVGLQPLPDAVTQVEETVAAHRQLLGAFEASCHRIPAGQLVEVSYEELIRQPFAAVSESMTN comes from the coding sequence ATGGCAGGGGGTGATCTGCTGGTGGATCGCTTGGTGGCTGGGGGCTTCCTACGTCCTGCGGTGCTGCTTCGAGGCTTGCAGCTCCGTCGCCCGGCCCTTTCCTGCTGGAGGGTGGGCCTGTTGATGGGACTCAGTGGGCTGCTGGTGGAGCCCCTGGCTTGGCTGCAGTCGTGGCTGTGGGCTCGCCGCTTGCGAAAGGCTGAACTGCCGGACGACCCGATCGTGGTGATTGGCCACTGGCGCAGTGGCACCACCTATCTGCATCAGTTGCTGGCCTGTTACCCCACGCTGGCGACGGCGCGCAATTCGCTCACCACGGCGCCGCAGGTGGCCTTGCTGCTCAAACCCTGGATTCGCTGGGCACTCCAATCGTGGATGACGCGGCAGCGGCCGATCGATGCGGTCCCCTGGGGGCCGGACGACCCCCAGGAGGATGAGCTCGGTCTGGCCCGACTCACCATCAACACCAACATGGCGGGCATGGCCTTCCCCCTAGCCTATCCCTGGTTTTTCCGGCGCAATGTTCTGGGTTCCTCCGTTGCCTTCGAGCAGCAGTGGCTGCACTTCACCAAGCTCACCTGGCTCAATGACGGCCAGGGGAAGACGGGACTGCTGATCAAGAACAGCGCCAATTCCGCCCGGGTGGAGTTGGTGCTGCGCCACTTCCCCAGGGCGCGCTTTGTGCTGTTGCGCCGTGATCGGCAGGCTTCGATCCGCTCGCTGGTTCAGGTGAAGCAGCGGTTGGGTTCACTGGTGGGGCTTCAGCCCCTGCCCGATGCCGTCACTCAGGTGGAGGAAACGGTTGCGGCCCATCGCCAGCTGCTTGGGGCCTTTGAAGCGTCTTGTCACCGGATTCCTGCGGGGCAGTTGGTGGAGGTGTCCTATGAGGAATTAATCCGCCAACCCTTCGCTGCGGTGAGCGAATCTATGACGAACTAG
- a CDS encoding DUF1254 domain-containing protein, whose amino-acid sequence MKGLNPVSAFLASTLLIGSSALSVQAKDVTPKGYNTPIPEDVLTPDVIRTRIGTFRYFDGFPDDATKKAARRQVDLGRGVQTFLNFMPAASLEMLYVGHRDGYGTQPNRDIGLFEELMSSTSLWLTGNTDTVYASAFLDLSDGPVVVEVPPGTGPGTVNDAFFRFVVDMGGPGPDKGKGGKYLILGPGHRAPANTDGYFVATTPSKINWLILRGFLDENGEPDAAKAAFQNSLKVYPFAQRSNPPANTFKNLTDWTVNTIHANDFKFYEELDEVIQREPSEMFSPELLGMASAIGIQKGKPFKSSRQQKALLTEAVSIGNATARSILFAPEDAKNYIYSDRSGFWQTGFPGGSHEYLVDGGNGGRDMDGRTLFFYLATVNTPAMALELPGVGSQYAFSARDSSGAYLDVSKTYKLNIPANPPAQRFWSFVVYDPQTRSMLQSKEMPYPSKNNKRNLEMAKNADGSIDLYFGPEAPAGKEANWVKTVPGKGWFGIFRLYGPGQEWFDRTWKLGKIEQL is encoded by the coding sequence ATGAAAGGCCTCAATCCTGTTTCAGCTTTCTTGGCTTCGACGCTCTTGATCGGAAGCTCTGCATTATCGGTTCAAGCGAAGGATGTCACTCCCAAGGGATACAACACGCCGATCCCTGAAGACGTCTTAACGCCTGATGTCATTCGCACCCGCATCGGCACCTTCCGCTATTTCGATGGCTTTCCGGATGATGCCACCAAGAAGGCAGCACGCCGTCAGGTGGATCTCGGGCGCGGTGTGCAGACCTTCCTCAATTTCATGCCGGCTGCATCCCTTGAGATGCTCTATGTCGGCCACCGTGACGGCTACGGCACGCAGCCGAATCGCGACATTGGCTTGTTTGAGGAGTTGATGAGCTCCACATCCCTTTGGCTTACCGGCAACACCGACACGGTGTACGCCTCAGCCTTTTTGGACCTCAGTGACGGGCCTGTGGTGGTTGAGGTGCCCCCGGGCACGGGGCCTGGCACGGTTAATGACGCCTTTTTCCGTTTTGTCGTCGACATGGGCGGCCCCGGTCCAGACAAAGGCAAAGGCGGCAAGTATCTGATTCTTGGTCCAGGCCATAGGGCCCCTGCGAATACCGATGGCTACTTCGTTGCGACGACTCCCAGCAAAATCAACTGGTTGATTTTGCGAGGGTTCTTGGATGAGAACGGTGAGCCTGATGCTGCCAAAGCGGCGTTCCAAAACAGTCTCAAGGTGTATCCCTTCGCTCAGAGGAGCAATCCTCCTGCGAACACCTTCAAGAACCTCACGGATTGGACGGTCAACACCATCCATGCCAACGATTTCAAGTTCTACGAAGAACTAGACGAGGTGATTCAGCGTGAGCCTTCTGAGATGTTCTCTCCTGAGCTCCTGGGGATGGCATCGGCCATTGGCATCCAAAAAGGGAAGCCGTTCAAGTCATCGCGGCAACAAAAGGCCTTGCTCACTGAAGCAGTCTCCATTGGCAATGCGACGGCCCGGTCGATTCTTTTTGCTCCGGAGGATGCCAAGAACTACATCTATTCCGACAGATCAGGCTTCTGGCAAACGGGTTTCCCTGGAGGCAGTCATGAATATCTCGTGGATGGCGGCAATGGTGGGCGCGACATGGATGGCCGCACCCTCTTCTTCTACCTCGCCACGGTGAATACCCCTGCCATGGCCTTGGAGTTGCCTGGCGTGGGCTCCCAGTACGCCTTCAGCGCCCGGGACAGTAGCGGTGCCTATCTGGATGTCTCGAAAACCTACAAACTCAACATCCCTGCAAATCCCCCGGCTCAGCGATTCTGGTCGTTTGTCGTCTACGACCCGCAGACCCGCTCGATGTTGCAGAGCAAGGAGATGCCTTACCCCAGCAAAAACAACAAGCGCAATCTCGAGATGGCGAAAAATGCTGATGGCAGCATTGACCTCTACTTCGGCCCCGAAGCACCAGCCGGTAAAGAAGCCAACTGGGTGAAGACGGTTCCCGGCAAGGGCTGGTTCGGAATCTTCCGGCTCTACGGTCCTGGCCAGGAGTGGTTTGACCGCACCTGGAAATTGGGCAAGATCGAACAGCTCTGA
- a CDS encoding GH116 family glycosyl hydrolase — translation MASFGWYALNSLLGRGKQAKRWQPPEASWSRPFGLGWDKPYTVRYASNLDDGPNHGMPLGGFGAGCFGRAPDGNINLWHLDGGEHWFGVLPDCQFALFEGNGRGKRAHALAVQPEQDASRPEAGQPLKVWEWYPASTPDRSTGTYAARYPLSWTSYEGVYDAEVRCEAFSPILPGDYQRTSYPVVVFVWTLRNPTDQPLDLSLLLSWRNTTGWFTNTDASAEVHFRDDGSPEHNYAPAIGSTAGQRNCCIDDGSLKGVLLEGNVSDPVAEGEGQWCIATAEQPGVTIQRCSRWNPSGDGRELWDSFSADGSIPESNNDRRSGSDDPLSAALAVQCQLAPGQSIEIPLVISWDLPVTAFATGSQALRRYTDFFAADANQAVAIAAEALRDWRRWRQQIEAWQQPVLQRQDLPKPLRMALFNELYDLCSGGSLWSAASPEDPYGRFGVLECLDYAWYESLDVRLYGSLALLQLWPELDKAVLRSFARAIPAADATQRPIGWYFTQGKGRVEADRKVKGATPHDLGAPNEIPWDATNYTAYQDCNLWKDLGSDFVLQVWRTFKLAPSGEDIRFLADCWPAAVEALRYLKTFDVNNDGLPDNGGAPDQTFDDWPLKGVSAYCGALWIAALEAALAIAQTLQLSTGLDTSAEQREFSGWLEQSRGNFDKLLWNGEYYDIDAESGTPVVMADQLCGDFYARLLALPPVVSDANSLSTLKAVKEACFEAFDGGSLGVANGLRRDGTPLDPNATHPLEVWTGINFGIASYYRLMGDKQTAQSICSAVVEQVYSSGLQFRTPEAITAVNTYRACHYLRAMAIWGLWATETDWMLIPGADAR, via the coding sequence ATGGCTTCGTTCGGTTGGTACGCTCTGAACTCCCTGCTGGGTCGCGGCAAGCAAGCCAAGCGCTGGCAGCCACCGGAGGCCTCCTGGAGCCGACCCTTCGGCCTGGGCTGGGACAAGCCCTACACGGTTCGCTATGCCAGCAACCTCGACGACGGCCCCAACCACGGCATGCCGCTGGGGGGCTTCGGCGCTGGCTGCTTCGGGCGGGCGCCCGACGGCAACATCAACCTCTGGCACCTCGATGGCGGTGAGCACTGGTTTGGAGTGCTGCCTGATTGCCAGTTCGCCCTGTTTGAAGGGAATGGTCGCGGCAAGCGCGCCCACGCCCTGGCGGTTCAGCCGGAGCAGGATGCTTCGCGGCCGGAGGCTGGCCAGCCGCTGAAGGTCTGGGAGTGGTACCCGGCCAGCACGCCGGATCGCAGCACCGGCACCTACGCCGCCCGTTACCCCCTCAGCTGGACCAGCTATGAGGGTGTGTACGACGCAGAGGTGCGTTGTGAGGCCTTCAGCCCGATCCTGCCGGGTGATTACCAGCGCACCAGCTACCCTGTGGTGGTGTTCGTCTGGACGCTGCGCAATCCCACCGACCAACCTCTGGATTTGTCGTTGCTGCTGAGTTGGCGCAACACCACTGGTTGGTTCACCAACACCGATGCCTCGGCGGAGGTTCACTTCCGCGATGACGGCAGCCCGGAGCACAACTACGCCCCGGCCATCGGCAGCACCGCCGGCCAGCGCAACTGTTGTATTGACGATGGCTCCCTCAAGGGAGTGTTGCTCGAAGGCAACGTCTCCGATCCCGTTGCCGAGGGCGAGGGCCAGTGGTGCATTGCCACAGCCGAGCAGCCCGGTGTGACGATCCAGCGCTGCAGCCGCTGGAATCCCAGCGGTGATGGGCGTGAGCTGTGGGACAGCTTCAGTGCTGATGGCTCTATCCCTGAAAGCAATAACGACCGGCGCAGTGGATCGGATGATCCCCTCAGTGCTGCGCTTGCGGTGCAGTGTCAGTTGGCCCCCGGGCAGAGCATTGAGATCCCGCTGGTGATCAGCTGGGACCTTCCCGTGACGGCCTTTGCCACCGGCAGCCAGGCGCTGCGCCGCTACACCGACTTCTTCGCTGCGGATGCCAATCAGGCGGTTGCCATTGCCGCTGAAGCGCTGCGTGACTGGCGCCGTTGGCGCCAGCAGATCGAGGCCTGGCAGCAGCCGGTGCTGCAACGCCAGGACCTGCCTAAACCGCTGCGGATGGCTCTGTTCAATGAGCTCTACGACCTCTGCAGCGGCGGCAGTCTCTGGAGTGCGGCATCACCTGAGGATCCCTACGGCCGCTTCGGTGTTCTCGAGTGCCTCGACTATGCCTGGTACGAAAGCCTCGATGTTCGCCTCTACGGATCCCTGGCCCTGCTCCAGCTCTGGCCCGAACTCGACAAGGCCGTGCTGCGCAGCTTTGCCCGGGCGATTCCGGCTGCGGACGCCACTCAGCGGCCGATCGGCTGGTACTTCACCCAGGGCAAGGGCCGGGTGGAGGCTGATCGCAAGGTGAAAGGAGCCACCCCCCACGACCTGGGGGCTCCCAACGAGATCCCCTGGGATGCGACCAACTACACCGCTTATCAGGACTGCAACCTCTGGAAGGACCTCGGCAGTGATTTTGTGCTGCAGGTGTGGCGCACCTTCAAGCTCGCCCCCAGTGGTGAAGACATCCGTTTCCTCGCCGATTGCTGGCCGGCGGCCGTGGAGGCGCTGCGCTACCTGAAGACGTTCGATGTAAACAACGACGGCCTGCCCGACAACGGCGGTGCTCCGGATCAGACCTTCGACGACTGGCCCCTCAAAGGGGTGAGTGCCTACTGCGGTGCCCTCTGGATTGCGGCTCTCGAGGCAGCCCTTGCCATTGCTCAGACGCTTCAGCTCAGCACCGGGCTGGACACCTCCGCTGAGCAAAGGGAATTCAGCGGTTGGCTGGAACAATCCCGGGGCAACTTCGACAAGCTGCTCTGGAACGGCGAGTACTACGACATTGATGCCGAGAGCGGCACGCCGGTGGTGATGGCCGATCAACTCTGTGGCGATTTCTATGCACGGCTTTTGGCCCTGCCGCCTGTAGTGAGTGATGCCAACAGCCTCAGCACCTTGAAGGCCGTGAAGGAGGCCTGCTTCGAGGCTTTCGATGGCGGTTCCCTCGGTGTGGCCAACGGCCTGCGCCGCGATGGCACGCCGTTGGATCCCAACGCCACCCACCCGCTTGAGGTGTGGACGGGGATCAACTTCGGGATCGCCAGTTATTACCGCTTGATGGGGGACAAGCAGACGGCGCAATCGATCTGCTCAGCGGTTGTCGAGCAGGTGTATTCCAGCGGTCTGCAGTTCCGCACGCCTGAGGCGATCACCGCGGTGAACACCTACCGGGCTTGCCACTACCTCAGGGCCATGGCGATCTGGGGGCTCTGGGCCACGGAGACCGATTGGATGCTCATCCCTGGAGCGGATGCTCGTTGA
- a CDS encoding FAD-dependent oxidoreductase → MSRSVDVVVIGGGFAGITAARDLKHRGFNVLLLEARDRLGGRTWFKEVNGFHVELGGTWIHWTQPFVWAEKERYGLEVQETPVVSPSG, encoded by the coding sequence ATGTCTCGCTCAGTTGATGTTGTTGTCATTGGTGGTGGTTTCGCTGGGATTACGGCGGCCCGTGATCTCAAACACCGTGGCTTCAATGTGTTGCTGCTTGAGGCCCGCGATCGCCTGGGTGGTCGTACCTGGTTCAAGGAGGTGAACGGCTTCCATGTGGAGCTGGGCGGAACCTGGATTCACTGGACCCAGCCTTTTGTTTGGGCGGAAAAGGAGCGCTACGGCTTGGAGGTTCAAGAAACCCCGGTTGTGTCGCCGAGCGGGTAG
- a CDS encoding helix-turn-helix domain-containing protein produces the protein MLKQIRLSQVQHALSSQEVQHSIGGNTVHEIAFHYGFQSRNHFARDYRSQFGESPSATLQRASAPGMSIQSVSVAQSPQIAMALR, from the coding sequence ATGCTGAAACAGATCCGGCTCAGCCAGGTGCAGCACGCCCTCAGCTCCCAAGAGGTGCAGCACAGCATTGGAGGCAACACCGTGCATGAGATTGCCTTCCATTACGGCTTCCAGAGCCGCAATCACTTCGCCAGGGACTACCGCAGCCAGTTCGGTGAATCCCCCAGCGCCACGCTTCAACGAGCATCCGCTCCAGGGATGAGCATCCAATCGGTCTCCGTGGCCCAGAGCCCCCAGATCGCCATGGCCCTGAGGTAG
- a CDS encoding NAD(+) kinase: MPRIGLIVNDGKPLAVQTADTIQQRLEAAGHPVERASSSGGMVGFANPDQHLRLRGYSACVPKGFDQSMVLAIVLGGDGTVLSAARQTAPVGIPILTINTGHLGFLAEAYLDDLDRALDVVLTQQWTIEERSNLVVSVMRGDQRRWEALSLNEMALHREPLTSMCHFEIAIGRHAPVDIAADGVILSTPTGSTAYALSSGGPVITPDCPVLQLTPIAPHSLASRALVFSDREPVTVFPATPERLMMVVDGSAGCYVWPEDRVLIRRSDHPVRFVRLADHEFFQVLRNKLGWGLPHIAKPERE, encoded by the coding sequence GTGCCCCGCATTGGACTGATCGTCAATGACGGCAAGCCTCTGGCGGTTCAGACGGCGGACACGATTCAGCAGCGCCTGGAGGCAGCCGGCCACCCCGTGGAGCGGGCCAGCAGTTCGGGGGGAATGGTGGGCTTTGCCAACCCCGATCAGCACCTGCGGCTGCGGGGCTATAGCGCCTGTGTGCCCAAAGGCTTTGATCAATCGATGGTGCTGGCCATCGTTTTGGGGGGAGACGGCACGGTGCTCTCCGCAGCGCGGCAGACCGCTCCTGTGGGGATTCCGATTCTCACGATCAACACCGGCCATCTGGGGTTCCTGGCTGAGGCCTATCTCGATGATCTGGACCGGGCCCTCGATGTGGTGCTCACTCAGCAATGGACGATCGAGGAACGCAGCAACCTTGTGGTGAGTGTGATGCGGGGCGATCAGCGCCGCTGGGAGGCGCTGTCCCTCAACGAAATGGCCCTGCACCGTGAGCCGCTCACGAGCATGTGTCACTTCGAGATCGCCATTGGCCGCCACGCCCCGGTGGACATCGCTGCCGATGGTGTGATCCTTTCCACGCCGACGGGTTCGACGGCCTATGCCCTCAGCTCCGGTGGTCCGGTGATTACGCCGGATTGTCCGGTGCTGCAACTCACCCCGATCGCGCCCCATTCCCTGGCCTCCCGCGCCCTGGTGTTCAGCGACCGTGAGCCCGTCACGGTGTTTCCGGCCACGCCGGAGCGGCTGATGATGGTGGTGGACGGCAGTGCCGGTTGCTATGTCTGGCCCGAGGATCGGGTCTTGATCCGTCGCAGCGATCACCCCGTGCGCTTTGTGCGCCTCGCTGACCATGAGTTTTTCCAGGTGCTGCGCAACAAATTGGGTTGGGGCCTGCCCCACATCGCCAAGCCCGAGCGGGAATGA
- a CDS encoding bifunctional cobalt-precorrin-7 (C(5))-methyltransferase/cobalt-precorrin-6B (C(15))-methyltransferase yields the protein MIDVIGTDAGAPPSLPAPQQTLLRAAAVIAAPQRLQAALQDWLGDAKPELISSDDPRALVDNLQSKAADQSVVVLASGDPLWFGLGRILCDRIGAERLRFHPAPTSLQLAFARIGRPWQDADWVSLHGRDPKILTSALQKRPTALAVLTDPNQGGAGSVQQMLRSSGLEASTDLWLCEKLGHPDERVQLIAPNAALPTDLHPLLIALLIAREPAAPDPHQLPLFGLDDGLYLQHSDHPGLMTKREVRIQLLAELALPQLGVLWDLGAGTGSVGLEALRLRPGLQLLAVERRAGGAQLIQRNAQRLGVSPAAVLETDATTVLNGGLPDGLSQPDRVLLGGGGAQRERLLQNVLTRLRPGGVVVIPLASIEALASVRPLLENAGLLVRVQQLQAWRGQPLGDGTRLAPMNPTLIVTGTKPA from the coding sequence ATGATCGATGTGATCGGCACCGACGCCGGGGCGCCCCCCTCGTTGCCCGCTCCACAGCAGACGTTGCTGCGGGCGGCCGCCGTGATTGCAGCACCGCAGCGGTTGCAAGCTGCCCTGCAGGACTGGCTGGGGGACGCCAAACCTGAGCTGATCAGCAGCGATGACCCGCGGGCTCTGGTGGACAACCTGCAATCGAAAGCTGCTGATCAATCTGTGGTGGTGCTGGCCAGCGGCGATCCGCTCTGGTTCGGCCTGGGGCGCATCCTTTGCGACCGCATCGGCGCAGAGCGGCTGCGGTTTCATCCGGCCCCCACATCGCTGCAGCTGGCCTTCGCCCGCATCGGGCGCCCCTGGCAGGACGCCGACTGGGTGAGCCTGCACGGACGGGACCCCAAAATCCTGACCAGCGCCTTGCAGAAACGACCGACGGCCCTGGCGGTGCTGACGGACCCGAACCAGGGGGGCGCCGGCAGCGTGCAGCAGATGTTGCGCAGCAGCGGCCTGGAGGCCAGCACGGACCTGTGGCTCTGCGAAAAACTTGGCCACCCCGATGAACGGGTTCAGCTGATCGCCCCAAACGCCGCGCTACCAACAGATCTGCATCCGCTGCTGATTGCACTGCTGATCGCCCGCGAACCCGCCGCGCCGGATCCGCATCAGCTGCCGTTGTTCGGGCTCGATGACGGGCTCTACCTTCAGCACAGCGATCACCCCGGACTGATGACCAAGCGGGAGGTGCGCATCCAACTTCTGGCCGAACTCGCCCTGCCGCAGCTGGGCGTGCTCTGGGATCTGGGGGCCGGCACCGGCAGCGTCGGTCTGGAGGCGCTGCGACTGCGGCCTGGCCTGCAACTGCTGGCAGTGGAACGCCGCGCCGGTGGCGCGCAACTGATCCAGCGCAATGCGCAACGGCTCGGTGTCAGCCCCGCAGCGGTGCTGGAGACCGACGCTACAACTGTGCTGAACGGAGGGCTCCCCGATGGCCTCAGCCAGCCCGATCGGGTTCTGCTCGGAGGCGGTGGCGCCCAGCGGGAGCGCCTGCTGCAGAACGTACTGACGCGGCTGCGGCCTGGTGGCGTTGTGGTGATTCCCCTGGCAAGCATCGAGGCGTTGGCCAGCGTTCGGCCGCTACTCGAGAACGCTGGGTTGTTGGTGCGAGTGCAGCAACTGCAGGCCTGGAGGGGACAACCGCTGGGGGATGGCACCCGCCTGGCTCCGATGAACCCCACGTTGATCGTGACGGGAACGAAGCCGGCTTAA
- a CDS encoding DUF192 domain-containing protein, whose product MDALPPEPPPQWLPIGARWCVAQHSCIDLEVARSPEQQRLGLMQRPALPPLRGMWFPFATPQPQRFWMFNTLAPLDMIFVRDGRVLDLVPAVPTCAALPCRSYAADADGNGRADFVEAVIEIGAGEAQRLGIGIGDPVRITPPQLLP is encoded by the coding sequence ATGGATGCTCTGCCCCCTGAACCGCCCCCGCAGTGGCTGCCGATTGGGGCCCGCTGGTGTGTGGCCCAGCACAGTTGCATTGATCTTGAGGTGGCCCGCAGCCCCGAGCAGCAGCGGCTGGGCTTGATGCAGAGGCCGGCTCTGCCGCCCTTGCGCGGGATGTGGTTTCCCTTTGCCACCCCCCAGCCGCAGCGCTTCTGGATGTTCAACACCCTTGCGCCTCTGGACATGATCTTTGTGCGCGATGGGCGGGTGCTCGATCTGGTGCCTGCCGTTCCCACCTGTGCTGCCTTGCCCTGTCGCTCCTACGCCGCCGATGCGGATGGCAATGGACGGGCTGATTTCGTTGAAGCGGTGATTGAGATCGGTGCCGGCGAGGCGCAGCGGCTTGGCATTGGCATCGGGGATCCGGTTCGGATCACCCCGCCCCAGCTTTTGCCGTGA